From Sphingomonas bisphenolicum, one genomic window encodes:
- a CDS encoding DUF4198 domain-containing protein, whose translation MKSRFLIAGALAVLMVSGAAQAHRQWMLPSSTTLSGTDSWVTVDAAVSNDLFYFEHFPMQTDNIVVTEPDGATGKIENAAKGRYRSTFDVHLTKPGTYRIASVSTGVMGSYMLNGKQERLPRGTTKDKLATAIPAGATDVQTAEMSNRNEIFVTLGAPSTTIFKPTGSGIELVPVTHPNDLVSGEAATFQFLLDGKPASDLKVTVIPGGIRYRDALGQIDLTTDKDGKVAVTWPQPGLYWLNASIGGGREGGPGGTGGEGGAGGAGAPPAPRPQAPAGPPQRRAAYITTLEVLAP comes from the coding sequence ATGAAAAGCAGATTTCTCATCGCGGGCGCGCTCGCTGTCCTGATGGTCTCCGGCGCGGCACAGGCGCATCGTCAGTGGATGCTCCCCTCCTCCACCACCCTGTCAGGCACCGATAGCTGGGTGACGGTCGACGCCGCCGTGTCCAACGACCTTTTCTATTTCGAACATTTCCCGATGCAGACCGACAATATCGTCGTGACCGAGCCTGACGGCGCGACGGGCAAGATCGAGAATGCGGCCAAGGGCCGTTATCGCTCCACCTTCGACGTGCATCTGACCAAGCCCGGCACCTATCGCATCGCCAGCGTCTCGACCGGCGTGATGGGCAGCTATATGCTGAACGGCAAGCAGGAACGCCTGCCCCGCGGCACGACCAAGGACAAGCTGGCCACCGCCATCCCCGCTGGCGCGACCGACGTGCAGACGGCCGAAATGTCGAACCGCAACGAGATTTTCGTAACGCTGGGCGCGCCCAGCACCACCATCTTCAAGCCGACTGGCAGCGGCATCGAACTGGTCCCCGTCACCCATCCCAATGACCTGGTGTCGGGCGAAGCCGCGACCTTCCAGTTCTTGCTCGACGGCAAGCCTGCGTCGGACCTGAAGGTCACGGTCATCCCCGGCGGCATTCGTTACCGGGATGCGCTGGGCCAGATCGACCTGACCACCGACAAGGACGGCAAGGTCGCCGTCACCTGGCCGCAGCCGGGCCTCTACTGGCTGAACGCCAGCATCGGCGGCGGCCGTGAAGGCGGTCCGGGTGGTACGGGCGGCGAAGGTGGCGCGGGTGGGGCAGGCGCGCCGCCAGCGCCCCGTCCGCAGGCGCCCGCAGGCCCGCCGCAGCGGCGCGCCGCCTATATCACCACATTGGAAGTGCTGGCGCCCTGA
- a CDS encoding MlaA family lipoprotein, translating to MLLPAVAAGMMMIGTQAEAAAPQLAVAAEVAAGSQDAAPSVPPADPAPAAQALAAPPDPQGDAAQDIVVTGDKGAPKGDPLEQLNAKSFEAVQSVDKAVVEPVAKAYNKGLPRPVRKGLRNFFSNLGEPVVAAAYLLQFKPGKAFETAGRFGVNTTLGFVGLFDVAKRKPFNLPHRDNGIANTLGFYGVGPGPYMYLPIVGPTTLRDIIGDTADKMILPFALGGKFFKPAYVIPATILNQLGERAAFDETITAIRKEDDPYTVYKTLYLKQRQAEIDALHGRVSAEPVIPIYGDAIPTPGKKDAPKVVLPDPYGDDDAAEPATDAPQ from the coding sequence ATGCTATTGCCGGCCGTTGCTGCGGGAATGATGATGATCGGGACGCAGGCGGAAGCCGCCGCGCCGCAACTCGCTGTGGCCGCGGAAGTCGCAGCCGGGTCGCAGGATGCCGCGCCGTCCGTTCCGCCCGCCGATCCGGCGCCCGCGGCCCAGGCGCTCGCCGCACCACCTGATCCGCAGGGCGACGCGGCGCAGGATATCGTCGTGACCGGCGACAAGGGCGCGCCCAAGGGCGATCCGCTGGAGCAGCTTAACGCCAAGAGTTTCGAGGCGGTGCAGTCGGTCGACAAGGCGGTGGTTGAGCCGGTGGCGAAGGCCTATAACAAGGGCCTGCCGCGCCCGGTCCGCAAGGGGTTGCGCAACTTCTTCTCGAACCTGGGTGAACCGGTCGTGGCGGCGGCTTATCTGCTGCAATTCAAGCCGGGCAAGGCGTTCGAGACGGCGGGGCGTTTCGGCGTCAATACGACGCTGGGCTTCGTCGGCCTGTTCGATGTTGCAAAGCGCAAGCCGTTCAACCTGCCCCATCGCGACAATGGCATCGCCAATACGCTGGGCTTTTATGGGGTGGGGCCAGGGCCTTATATGTATCTGCCGATCGTCGGGCCGACCACGCTGCGCGATATCATCGGCGACACCGCGGACAAGATGATCCTGCCCTTCGCCTTGGGCGGCAAATTCTTCAAGCCGGCCTATGTCATTCCCGCGACGATCCTGAACCAACTGGGCGAGCGCGCCGCGTTCGACGAGACGATCACGGCGATCCGGAAAGAGGATGATCCCTACACCGTCTACAAGACGCTGTATCTGAAGCAGCGGCAGGCGGAGATCGACGCGCTGCATGGGCGGGTATCGGCCGAACCGGTCATCCCCATCTACGGCGACGCCATCCCCACGCCGGGCAAGAAGGACGCGCCCAAGGTGGTGCTGCCCGATCCTTATGGGGACGATGACGCCGCCGAACCGGCGACGGACGCGCCGCAATAA
- a CDS encoding PepSY-associated TM helix domain-containing protein, producing the protein MHGTTRIQSPRKKSAKAFWMKQLHTWHWVSSAVSLIGLLLFAFTGITLNHAADVEASPRTIEKSATLPADLLTQVAADDAPDVKKPLPAPVAAWVQQSVGQAGAGNAEWSADEIYLPLPRPGGDGWVSIDRHSGAVTSESTSRGWISYLNDLHKGRNAGSVWKWFIDIFSIACFVFALTGLVLLQLHAKKRPSTWPLVAIGLALPALLAIIFIH; encoded by the coding sequence ATGCATGGAACCACCCGTATCCAGTCGCCCAGAAAGAAGAGCGCCAAAGCCTTCTGGATGAAGCAGCTCCATACCTGGCATTGGGTCAGTTCCGCCGTCAGCCTGATCGGCCTGCTGCTCTTTGCCTTTACCGGCATCACGCTGAACCATGCCGCCGATGTCGAGGCATCGCCCCGGACCATCGAGAAAAGCGCCACCCTGCCCGCCGACCTGCTGACACAGGTCGCGGCCGACGACGCGCCCGACGTGAAAAAGCCCCTGCCCGCGCCCGTCGCCGCCTGGGTCCAACAATCCGTGGGACAGGCAGGCGCCGGCAATGCCGAATGGTCGGCCGATGAAATCTATCTGCCCCTGCCCCGTCCCGGCGGCGACGGCTGGGTATCGATCGACCGGCATAGCGGCGCCGTCACCAGCGAAAGCACCAGTCGCGGCTGGATCAGCTATCTGAACGATCTGCACAAGGGGCGCAATGCGGGCAGCGTGTGGAAATGGTTCATCGATATCTTCTCGATCGCCTGTTTCGTCTTCGCGCTGACCGGGCTGGTGCTGCTTCAGCTTCACGCCAAGAAGCGGCCCAGCACCTGGCCGCTGGTTGCGATCGGCCTTGCGCTTCCGGCGCTACTCGCCATCATCTTCATCCATTAA
- a CDS encoding DUF2271 domain-containing protein → MQISHRLALTGAAALGAAGTAAAPAIAQTLNLSVNIPRLSVAEYHRPYVAIWIEKEGAAPRTLSVWYDVDKAKGEGTKWLRDVRQWWRASGRSLSFPADGVSGATRAPGEQKIAFTAGKGPLGALGPGNYTLIVEAAREVGGREVLRLPFAWPPKPGATVKVQGSSELGAIALTFGK, encoded by the coding sequence ATGCAGATCAGCCATCGTCTGGCTCTGACCGGCGCGGCGGCGCTCGGCGCGGCCGGAACCGCGGCTGCGCCCGCCATCGCGCAGACGCTCAATCTCAGCGTCAATATCCCGCGCCTGTCGGTCGCCGAATATCATCGTCCCTATGTCGCCATCTGGATCGAGAAAGAGGGTGCCGCCCCCCGCACCCTGTCGGTCTGGTATGATGTCGACAAGGCGAAAGGCGAAGGCACCAAATGGCTGCGCGACGTGCGCCAGTGGTGGCGCGCATCGGGCCGGTCGCTCAGCTTCCCGGCCGACGGTGTTTCCGGCGCGACGCGCGCGCCGGGCGAACAGAAGATCGCCTTCACCGCCGGCAAGGGGCCGCTGGGCGCGCTCGGGCCCGGCAACTACACGCTGATCGTGGAGGCGGCGCGCGAAGTGGGCGGACGCGAAGTGTTGCGCCTGCCCTTCGCCTGGCCACCCAAGCCCGGCGCGACCGTCAAGGTGCAGGGCAGCAGCGAACTGGGCGCTATCGCCCTCACTTTCGGCAAATAA
- a CDS encoding PAS domain-containing protein — protein MDTLRGHDAANDEDDFDYAGDALIETPPAVISDERRMQVRAYNYWASLLGDRTLPSIEDLNPDQLEDFGPHAVLLDFSVGLDNPAIVYLGTALRQECEIEGTIDYIDDVPARSLLSRLTDHYLQIIANAAPIGFEAEFVNQRGAEIMYRGILMPFSSDDETIDFVFGVINWKELASRSLSDALELEVDEAMRSAPAARDATPIWADGPAADQQSNSLAFDIEEDEDDALDLAGMECPTEDAPLADWLALARDGAARVRISEARSHAALYRAVSLSYDFAQVAQVRPDDYAELLHDYGIKAQARSPMTAVIKLVFGATYDKTRITEYATALDHALAARLSVGSLAAYLSAYAGGLKALVRDERALRRSHKPAKPDRRRIARDAVKAAAALDPVAVATDADGLAVVIARREADGTLAIVAALPEDSDLNQRVISAVAR, from the coding sequence ATGGACACGCTGCGGGGGCACGACGCCGCCAATGACGAGGACGATTTCGACTATGCCGGCGACGCGCTGATCGAAACGCCGCCCGCCGTCATATCCGACGAGCGGCGTATGCAGGTGCGCGCCTATAATTATTGGGCGTCGCTGCTGGGCGATCGCACCCTGCCCTCGATCGAGGACCTCAATCCCGACCAGCTTGAGGATTTCGGCCCGCATGCGGTGCTGCTCGACTTCAGCGTCGGCCTCGACAATCCCGCCATCGTCTATCTAGGCACCGCGCTGCGCCAGGAATGCGAGATCGAGGGCACGATCGACTACATCGATGACGTCCCGGCCCGCTCGCTGCTGTCGCGCCTGACAGACCATTATCTGCAGATCATCGCCAATGCCGCGCCGATCGGCTTCGAAGCCGAATTCGTCAATCAGCGCGGCGCGGAGATCATGTATCGCGGTATATTGATGCCCTTCTCCTCCGATGACGAGACGATCGACTTCGTGTTCGGCGTCATCAACTGGAAGGAACTGGCCAGCCGCAGCCTGTCCGACGCGCTGGAACTGGAGGTCGATGAGGCGATGCGCAGCGCACCTGCCGCGCGCGATGCCACCCCCATCTGGGCCGACGGGCCGGCTGCCGACCAGCAGAGCAACAGCCTGGCGTTCGACATCGAAGAGGATGAGGACGACGCACTCGACCTGGCCGGCATGGAATGCCCGACCGAGGATGCGCCGCTCGCCGACTGGCTGGCGCTCGCCCGCGACGGCGCCGCGCGCGTGCGCATCAGCGAAGCACGCAGCCATGCCGCTCTCTATCGCGCCGTCAGCCTGTCCTACGACTTCGCCCAGGTCGCGCAGGTCCGCCCCGACGACTATGCCGAACTGCTGCATGATTATGGCATCAAGGCGCAGGCACGCAGCCCCATGACCGCCGTCATCAAGCTGGTCTTCGGCGCTACCTACGACAAGACGCGCATCACCGAATATGCTACCGCGCTCGATCATGCGCTGGCGGCCCGGCTCAGCGTCGGATCGCTCGCCGCCTATCTCTCCGCCTATGCCGGGGGCCTCAAGGCCCTGGTCCGTGACGAGCGCGCGCTCCGTCGGTCGCACAAGCCGGCCAAGCCCGATCGCCGCAGGATCGCGCGCGATGCGGTCAAGGCGGCCGCGGCGCTCGATCCGGTGGCGGTCGCCACCGATGCGGACGGCCTGGCCGTCGTCATCGCCCGACGCGAAGCCGACGGGACGCTGGCGATCGTCGCCGCCCTTCCGGAGGATAGCGACCTCAACCAGCGGGTAATCAGCGCCGTCGCGCGCTGA
- a CDS encoding FAD:protein FMN transferase → MGTSWSAQVVDPPARCESAIEAVLARVIDQMSNWETDSAISRFNRLAVGEWMRLPADMLTVLRAGLDMARRSGGAFDPAIGRLVDRWGFGPGLQPATSATVPAPWTSIEVEDDRARRLADVALDFSGIAKGFAVDAAAAQLRAMGVANFLIEIGGELRGKGVKPDIQPWWVDVEAPPDLAVPKLRIALCSLSVATSGDYRRFRIEDGARLSHSIDPATGAPIAAGVASVTVLHDSAMLADAWATAITVMGPDRGMALATRHDLAARLVLRTDGGAQEYMTPALAAMLA, encoded by the coding sequence ATGGGGACGAGCTGGTCGGCGCAAGTCGTCGATCCGCCCGCGCGCTGCGAAAGCGCCATCGAAGCGGTGCTGGCGCGCGTCATCGACCAGATGAGCAATTGGGAAACGGATTCCGCGATCAGTCGCTTCAACCGCTTGGCCGTGGGCGAATGGATGCGGCTCCCCGCCGACATGCTGACGGTGTTGCGCGCCGGGCTGGACATGGCCCGCCGCTCCGGCGGCGCCTTCGATCCCGCGATCGGTCGGCTGGTGGACCGATGGGGTTTCGGCCCCGGCCTCCAGCCCGCGACGTCAGCTACCGTTCCCGCTCCTTGGACGAGCATCGAAGTCGAAGACGATCGCGCCCGCCGACTTGCCGACGTCGCGCTCGACTTTTCCGGCATTGCCAAGGGCTTCGCGGTCGATGCAGCCGCAGCGCAGTTGCGCGCCATGGGCGTCGCCAATTTCCTGATCGAGATCGGCGGGGAGCTGCGCGGCAAGGGCGTCAAGCCCGATATTCAGCCTTGGTGGGTCGATGTCGAAGCGCCGCCCGACCTGGCCGTCCCCAAGCTGCGCATCGCGCTGTGCAGCCTGTCGGTCGCGACTTCGGGCGACTATCGCCGCTTCCGCATCGAGGATGGCGCGCGCCTGTCCCACAGTATCGATCCCGCGACCGGCGCCCCGATCGCGGCCGGCGTCGCCTCCGTCACCGTGCTGCACGACAGCGCCATGCTGGCCGATGCCTGGGCCACCGCCATCACCGTGATGGGGCCGGATCGGGGCATGGCGCTGGCCACCCGCCACGATCTCGCCGCCCGGCTGGTGCTGCGCACGGATGGTGGCGCGCAGGAATATATGACCCCCGCGCTGGCTGCGATGCTGGCGTGA
- a CDS encoding NAD-glutamate dehydrogenase has translation MTALAEAKNKEVDNSIREALEGALSRGALPGESEGFDAAALAAAAAFLGRAANGRKPGQAAILVETLGEGANGRFMRLAIVNDDMPFLVDSIANALAAADITIHRLFHPVLSVTRDGNGALSAILDDDTPGARRESMIYVETDRADAKARRALEKALQETLADVRAAVADWPKMQAAMGADADAVPDEEGAALLRWFLARHFTQTGHEIVKRDGSSSAPLGICTRHDKPLIAPASLEAAFAWFEEGKRTPLIIKSSRISRVHRLVLLDLVIVPVREGKEVKALSIHAGMWTSSGLSATPDKVPLLRSALSTLMDKFGFDPVGHAGKTLAHALTALPHDITIGFDRDTLERLALTFMSLTDRPRPKLALATSALARHLYAFVWLPRDELSTARRVAVQDMLAKAANGPVLSWSIALEEGGLALLRITLDLREGGVVPDDAVLDRQLKQMVRGWVPAVEEALAENEEGGRAAALAQRFAPGFPLAYRNGAGPAEAAIDIRLLHGLSGEGDKSIRIYRNPEDSSERLRLKLYSSHTVALSEVVPVFENFGFRVIEEMTTAIDGGTLGHVQRFVLELPAGGDAQAVIVRADVVTEAIAQVLEGRAENDRFNELIVTAGLSPRSVVLFRALYRYLRQTGVAYGMATFAETLRKAQGVTANLIILFEALHDPAAQDGAADRIAHAQAEIEAGLEQVTAIDEDRVLRLLRAVITATLRTNFYAPAAQEALAFKLDSALVPGLPAPLPWREIWVYSPRVEGIHLRAGPVARGGLRWSDRRDDFRTEILGLMKAQRVKNAVIVPTGAKGGFYPKQLPSPLVDRDAWLAEGTESYRIFIRSLLSITDNIVKNKVKHPAQVVIHDGDDPYFVVAADKGTATFSDVANAIALDRDFWLGDAFASGGSNGYDHKAMGITARGAWISVQRHFAEMGVDVQSEPVSVVGCGDMSGDVFGNGMLLSKAIKLVAAFDHRHIFFDPTPDPAKSWEERNRMFALPRSSWEDYDKKLISKGGGVFSRSLKRIALTPEMQAVLDVTDKEMEPAALISAILKAPADLLWFGGIGTYVKAAAQSHGDVGDPANDRLRINAEQLRVKVVGEGANLGTTQAGRIAFSLHGGRINTDFIDNSAGVDCSDNEVNIKIALNKEMIEGRLPFEKRNALLESMTDAVGDIVLEDNRLQALGLSIAEAGGAADLASYVRLIETFEETGRLDRQVEGLAANDQLLRRGQDGQGLTRPELAVLLSTAKLALQDAIEHGDLATDDSMTGELMAAFPAAMQKKEADAIAAHALRKEIIATKVANRIVNRLGLIHPFELAEEEGCSMADLASAFLIAERLYDIRALWADIDAADMAEGARLALFSDIASGMRAQIADILRALPAGTLPSEGHDRLSKGVGTLAAQVDDLLTSEAQRRTAAVTDRLLGLGAPETLALRTAGLFKLDGAVGIAALAARMGVDEVALTRAFTHLGEAVGIDWVQSAAARMEPTDPWERLLISGVARDMQQVRLDFLAHGKGKDIPIHVEDWLQAKGARIRQFRTLVQRAKAAATPNVAMLAEIAGQARGLLGR, from the coding sequence ATGACGGCGCTGGCGGAAGCGAAGAACAAGGAAGTCGACAACAGCATCCGCGAGGCGCTGGAAGGCGCACTCAGCCGGGGCGCCCTGCCGGGCGAGAGCGAGGGATTTGACGCAGCCGCGCTGGCCGCCGCCGCCGCTTTCCTGGGACGCGCAGCCAATGGCCGCAAGCCGGGACAGGCGGCGATCCTGGTCGAAACGTTGGGCGAAGGGGCCAATGGCCGCTTCATGCGCCTGGCCATCGTCAATGACGACATGCCCTTCCTTGTTGATTCCATCGCCAATGCGCTGGCCGCAGCCGACATCACCATCCACCGCCTCTTCCATCCCGTGCTGTCGGTGACGCGCGACGGGAATGGCGCCCTCTCCGCCATATTGGATGACGACACGCCCGGTGCGCGACGCGAATCCATGATCTATGTCGAAACCGATCGCGCCGACGCGAAGGCGCGCCGCGCGCTTGAAAAGGCTCTGCAGGAAACCTTGGCCGATGTGCGGGCCGCCGTGGCGGACTGGCCCAAGATGCAGGCAGCCATGGGCGCCGACGCGGACGCCGTGCCCGACGAGGAAGGCGCGGCCTTGCTGCGCTGGTTCCTGGCGCGTCATTTCACCCAGACCGGCCATGAGATCGTCAAGCGCGACGGCAGCAGCAGCGCGCCGCTCGGCATCTGCACCCGCCACGACAAGCCGCTGATCGCTCCCGCCTCGCTGGAAGCCGCCTTCGCCTGGTTCGAGGAAGGCAAGCGCACGCCGCTCATCATCAAGTCCAGCCGCATCTCGCGCGTCCATCGCCTGGTGCTTCTCGACCTCGTCATCGTGCCCGTGCGCGAAGGCAAGGAGGTCAAGGCGCTGTCCATCCACGCCGGCATGTGGACCAGCTCCGGCCTGTCGGCGACCCCCGACAAGGTGCCGCTGCTGCGCTCGGCGCTCTCGACCCTGATGGACAAGTTCGGCTTCGATCCAGTCGGCCATGCCGGCAAGACGCTGGCTCATGCACTGACTGCCCTGCCGCACGACATCACCATCGGCTTCGACCGCGACACGCTGGAGCGGCTGGCGCTGACCTTCATGTCGCTGACCGACCGGCCACGCCCGAAGCTGGCGCTCGCCACCAGCGCACTGGCCCGCCATCTCTATGCCTTCGTGTGGCTGCCGCGCGACGAGTTGTCGACCGCCCGCCGCGTTGCGGTGCAGGATATGCTGGCGAAGGCGGCGAACGGCCCCGTGTTGAGCTGGTCGATCGCGCTCGAAGAAGGCGGTCTTGCGCTGCTCCGCATCACGCTTGACCTGCGCGAAGGCGGCGTGGTGCCCGATGACGCCGTGCTCGACCGCCAGCTCAAGCAGATGGTGCGCGGCTGGGTGCCAGCCGTCGAGGAGGCGCTTGCCGAAAACGAGGAAGGCGGTCGCGCCGCCGCCTTGGCCCAGCGCTTCGCGCCCGGTTTTCCGCTCGCCTATCGCAACGGCGCCGGCCCGGCCGAGGCTGCCATCGACATCCGCCTGCTCCACGGCCTGTCGGGTGAAGGCGACAAGTCGATCCGCATCTACCGCAATCCGGAAGACAGCAGCGAACGGCTGCGGCTCAAACTCTACAGCAGCCATACCGTCGCCCTGTCCGAAGTCGTCCCGGTGTTCGAGAATTTCGGCTTCCGCGTGATCGAGGAAATGACAACCGCGATCGACGGCGGCACGCTCGGCCATGTCCAGCGTTTCGTGCTGGAACTGCCCGCGGGTGGCGATGCGCAGGCCGTCATCGTCCGCGCCGACGTCGTGACCGAAGCGATCGCCCAGGTGCTCGAAGGCCGGGCGGAAAATGACCGGTTCAACGAACTGATCGTCACAGCCGGCCTGTCGCCGAGATCGGTCGTGTTGTTCCGTGCGCTCTATCGCTATCTGCGCCAGACCGGCGTCGCCTATGGCATGGCGACCTTCGCCGAAACGCTGCGCAAGGCGCAGGGCGTGACCGCCAACCTCATCATCCTGTTCGAGGCGTTGCACGATCCGGCGGCGCAGGATGGCGCGGCCGACCGCATCGCCCATGCCCAGGCGGAAATCGAGGCGGGCCTGGAACAGGTCACGGCGATTGACGAAGACCGCGTGCTGCGTCTGCTGCGCGCCGTCATCACCGCCACGCTGCGGACCAACTTTTACGCGCCCGCCGCGCAGGAAGCGCTGGCGTTCAAGCTGGATAGCGCGCTGGTCCCCGGCCTGCCCGCGCCGCTCCCCTGGCGCGAAATCTGGGTCTATTCCCCCCGCGTGGAGGGCATCCATCTGCGCGCCGGTCCAGTGGCCCGCGGCGGGCTGCGCTGGTCCGACCGGCGCGACGATTTCCGCACCGAAATCCTGGGCCTGATGAAGGCGCAGCGGGTGAAGAACGCCGTTATCGTGCCGACTGGCGCGAAGGGCGGTTTCTATCCCAAGCAATTACCAAGCCCCCTGGTCGATCGCGACGCCTGGCTGGCGGAAGGCACCGAAAGCTATCGCATCTTCATCCGGTCCTTGCTGTCGATCACCGACAATATCGTGAAGAACAAGGTGAAGCATCCGGCCCAGGTCGTCATCCATGATGGCGACGATCCCTATTTTGTCGTCGCCGCGGACAAGGGCACCGCAACCTTCTCCGATGTCGCCAACGCGATCGCGCTGGACCGCGATTTCTGGCTGGGCGATGCTTTCGCCAGCGGCGGCTCCAACGGCTATGATCATAAAGCGATGGGCATCACCGCGCGCGGCGCCTGGATCAGCGTGCAGCGCCACTTCGCCGAAATGGGCGTCGATGTGCAGAGCGAGCCGGTCAGCGTCGTGGGTTGCGGCGACATGTCGGGCGACGTGTTCGGCAATGGCATGCTGCTGTCGAAGGCCATCAAACTGGTCGCCGCCTTCGACCATCGCCACATCTTCTTCGATCCCACGCCCGATCCGGCGAAGAGCTGGGAAGAACGTAACCGTATGTTCGCCCTGCCCCGCTCCAGCTGGGAGGATTATGATAAAAAGCTTATTTCCAAGGGCGGCGGCGTCTTCTCGCGCAGTCTCAAGCGGATCGCGCTGACGCCCGAAATGCAGGCGGTCCTGGACGTCACCGACAAGGAAATGGAACCGGCCGCGCTGATATCCGCCATCCTCAAGGCGCCGGCGGACCTGCTCTGGTTCGGCGGCATCGGCACCTATGTGAAGGCAGCAGCGCAAAGCCATGGCGATGTCGGCGATCCCGCCAACGACCGCCTGCGCATCAACGCCGAACAACTACGCGTCAAGGTGGTGGGCGAAGGCGCCAACCTCGGCACGACGCAGGCCGGCCGCATCGCCTTCTCGCTGCATGGCGGGCGGATCAACACCGACTTCATCGACAATAGCGCTGGCGTCGACTGTTCGGACAACGAAGTGAACATCAAGATCGCGCTCAACAAGGAAATGATCGAGGGCCGCCTGCCCTTCGAGAAGCGCAACGCGCTGCTCGAAAGCATGACCGACGCAGTGGGCGACATCGTGCTGGAGGATAACCGCCTCCAGGCGCTGGGCCTCTCCATCGCCGAAGCCGGCGGCGCGGCCGACCTGGCTTCCTATGTCCGCCTGATCGAAACATTCGAGGAAACCGGACGGCTCGACCGCCAGGTCGAAGGGCTGGCCGCCAACGACCAGTTGCTGCGCCGCGGACAGGACGGCCAGGGGCTGACCCGGCCCGAACTGGCCGTGCTGCTCTCGACCGCCAAGCTGGCGCTGCAGGATGCGATCGAGCATGGCGACCTCGCCACCGACGACAGCATGACCGGCGAACTGATGGCCGCCTTCCCCGCCGCGATGCAGAAGAAGGAAGCGGACGCCATCGCCGCCCATGCGCTGCGCAAGGAGATCATCGCCACCAAGGTCGCCAACCGCATCGTCAATCGCCTCGGCCTCATCCATCCGTTCGAACTGGCGGAGGAGGAAGGCTGCTCGATGGCCGACCTTGCCAGCGCCTTCCTGATCGCCGAACGGCTCTATGATATTCGCGCGCTCTGGGCGGATATCGACGCGGCGGACATGGCCGAAGGCGCCCGCCTTGCCCTGTTCAGTGACATCGCCAGCGGCATGCGCGCGCAGATCGCGGACATATTGCGCGCCCTGCCTGCCGGGACGCTGCCCAGCGAAGGGCATGACCGCCTGTCCAAGGGCGTCGGCACCCTGGCTGCCCAGGTCGACGACCTGTTGACCAGCGAGGCGCAACGCCGCACCGCTGCCGTCACCGACCGGCTGCTCGGCCTTGGCGCGCCCGAAACCCTGGCGCTGCGCACGGCGGGTCTGTTCAAGCTCGACGGCGCGGTCGGCATCGCCGCCCTTGCCGCGCGCATGGGCGTGGACGAAGTCGCGCTCACCCGCGCCTTCACCCATCTGGGCGAAGCGGTCGGCATCGACTGGGTCCAGTCCGCCGCCGCGCGCATGGAACCGACCGATCCGTGGGAACGACTGCTCATTTCCGGCGTCGCCCGCGACATGCAGCAGGTCCGGCTCGATTTCCTCGCGCACGGAAAGGGCAAGGACATCCCCATTCATGTCGAGGACTGGCTACAGGCCAAGGGCGCGCGCATCCGTCAATTCCGCACCCTGGTCCAGCGCGCAAAGGCCGCCGCAACGCCCAATGTCGCGATGCTCGCCGAAATAGCGGGCCAGGCGCGTGGCCTGCTGGGGCGGTAA